A window of Cyclopterus lumpus isolate fCycLum1 chromosome 14, fCycLum1.pri, whole genome shotgun sequence contains these coding sequences:
- the LOC117742958 gene encoding uncharacterized protein LOC117742958 isoform X2, with the protein MATTELDAEFGKMFPGKEDLFLWKWEGHIVTKLLKVAALKNYPDVLPAGEESDESLCFRALQMLTHYLPPTVSGRAKGWTKCSVKSALSYIVDIKPTGTSIPSLLEGSPEGAVGVPQPKLVCLGHPRTTAQYIIIAKNDKVAIPLQDEDPVIHT; encoded by the exons ATGGCCACCACCGAG TTGGATGCAGAGTTTGGGAAAATGTTCCCGGGGAAGGAAGACCTCTTCCTTTGGAAATGGGAAGGACATATTGTTACGAAACTACTGAAAGTGGCTGCACTTAAAAATTACCCTGATGTCCTGCCAGCTGGTGAGGAGAGTGATG AGTCACTTTGCTTCAGAGCCCTTCAGATGCTCACACACTATTTACCTCCGACTGTGTCAGGGAGGGCCAAAGGATGGACCAAATGCAGTGTGAAATCAGCCCTTTCGTACATCGTAGACATAAAACCG ACTGGTACGAGCATCCCAAGCCTTCTTGAGGGATCTCCTGAGGGAGCAGTGGGAGTCCCCCAGCCCAAGCTTGTGTGTTTAGGACACCCCCGGACAACAGCTCAGTACATCATCATTGCCAAGAACGACAAAGTCGCCATCCCTCTTCAAGATGAGG acccggtcattcacacctga
- the LOC117742958 gene encoding uncharacterized protein LOC117742958 isoform X1 has product MATTELDAEFGKMFPGKEDLFLWKWEGHIVTKLLKVAALKNYPDVLPAGEESDESLCFRALQMLTHYLPPTVSGRAKGWTKCSVKSALSYIVDIKPTGTSIPSLLEGSPEGAVGVPQPKLVCLGHPRTTAQYIIIAKNDKVAIPLQDEGLTCTIDKLFKVFWVCNMAYPAQLESVYGFFEHVYDMRMSCCNSSAPHLLSVNSCFLYRFVY; this is encoded by the exons ATGGCCACCACCGAG TTGGATGCAGAGTTTGGGAAAATGTTCCCGGGGAAGGAAGACCTCTTCCTTTGGAAATGGGAAGGACATATTGTTACGAAACTACTGAAAGTGGCTGCACTTAAAAATTACCCTGATGTCCTGCCAGCTGGTGAGGAGAGTGATG AGTCACTTTGCTTCAGAGCCCTTCAGATGCTCACACACTATTTACCTCCGACTGTGTCAGGGAGGGCCAAAGGATGGACCAAATGCAGTGTGAAATCAGCCCTTTCGTACATCGTAGACATAAAACCG ACTGGTACGAGCATCCCAAGCCTTCTTGAGGGATCTCCTGAGGGAGCAGTGGGAGTCCCCCAGCCCAAGCTTGTGTGTTTAGGACACCCCCGGACAACAGCTCAGTACATCATCATTGCCAAGAACGACAAAGTCGCCATCCCTCTTCAAGATGAGGGTTTGACATGCACTATTGACAAATTGTTCAAAGTTTTCTGGGTTTGCAACATGGCATATCCTGCCCAACTCGAATCTGTCTATGGTTTCTTTGAGCATGTTTATGACATGCGCATGTCAtgttgtaacagttcagctccacaccttctttctgttaatagttgttttctttatcggtttgtctattaa
- the LOC117743042 gene encoding zinc finger protein 2 homolog, which translates to MEGVVAPGSHSNKADARNLSIRKEGKESRTLDQEDPVPPHIKEEQEELWNSREGEQLQAPEEDHLTKFPFTAVSMKSEDEEDKDQPSQLHQRQTEESEEAEPPASSSAQQMETEIDSGHQLLSSYCCDSETEDSNDDWKETREQESGSDTLKNEGTLNHIKSHTHDRPFSCKLCDKRFGCKGNLHAHMRRHTGENPFTCTVCDKGFSAKVNLKTHMRSHTGEKPFSCSMCNKSFSQKKTLVIHLRSHTGEKPFSCSFCGKRFSENGTLKRHIRVHTGEKPYSCSTCGRNFSLLSHVKSHKCAGARGDK; encoded by the exons ATGGAGGGAGTCGTCGCGCCCGGATCCCACAGCAACAAAGCAG ATGCCAGAAATCTGAGTATCAGGAAAGAAGGCAAGGAATCGAGGACcctggaccaggaggacccagttcctccacacattaaagaggaacaggaggagctcTGGAACAGCcgggagggagagcagcttcaagcACCGGAGGAAGATCATCTCACCAAGTTCCCATTCACTGCTGTCTCTATGAAgagtgaggatgaggaagataaAGACCAGCCCTCCCAGCTTCATCAAAGACAGACTGAGGAGAGCGAAGAAGCGgagcctccagcctccagctCAGCTCAACAGATGGAAACAGAAATTGACAGCGGTCATCAGTTGCTGTCTTCATACTGCTGTGACTCAGAGACTGAGGACAGTAATGATGATTGGAAGGAGACAAGAGAACAAGAGTCAGGTTCAGACACATTGAAAAACGAGGGCACTCTGAATCACATTAAGTCCCACACCCACGACAGGCCGTTTAGTTGCAAGCTTTGTGATAAAAGATTTGGCTGCAAAGGAAATCTGCACGCCCACATGAGGAGACATACAGGGGAAAATCCTTTCACCTGCACGGTCTGTGACAAAGGTTTTAGTGCAAAGGTCAATCTGAAGACTCATATGAGAAGTCACACCGGggagaaaccattcagctgcTCGATGTGTAACAAGAGTTTTAgtcagaagaagacattagttATACACTTGAGAAGTCATACGGGGGAGAAACCGTTTAGCTGCTCATTCTGTGGGAAACGGTTCAGTGAGAATGGGACGTTGAAGAGGCACATTAGAGTTCATACGGGAGAGAAACCATACAGTTGCAGTACTTGCGGCCGGAATTTTAGTTTGCTGTCGCATGTTAAAAGCCACAAGTGTGCCGGTGCGAGAGGTGACAAGTGA